From a region of the Vanrija pseudolonga chromosome 2, complete sequence genome:
- the PNC1 gene encoding Nicotinamidase, protein MSAAPAPDAPATAPAKVALIVVDVQNDFLPPSGSLQVPGGLEVVPAISELLDGKKLNHKWDLVVASQDFHPEGHISFASSHPGHKKFQTIETRDARGFDYEQMLWPDHCIQGTKGSEIHADLLPKLQAYGDKFKLIRKGFNKGVEAYSAFDGVISDAANPPPLPTEIDPQPTRKIVEALRAEGIKKVVVVGLAGDFCVSHTALSALSSRFDTAVYLPATRAINGRDADENFDKLVAFGGSTIGNKKSDRWYDQLNAWIAK, encoded by the exons ATgtccgccgcccccgcccccgacgcTCCCGCTACCGCGCCCGCAAAGGTCgccctcatcgtcgtcgacgtccagAACGACTTCCTCCCCCCCTCGGGCTCGCTCCAGGTGCCTGGCggtctcgaggtcgtcccCGCCATctccgagctgctcgacggcaagaagcTCAACCACAAGTGGGACCTTGTCGTTGCGTCGCAG GACTTCCACCCCGAGGGCCACATCTCGTTCGCGTCCAGCCACCCCGGCCACAAAAAGTTCCAAACCATCGAGACCCGCGATGCCCGTGGTTTCGACTACGAGCAGATGCTCTGGCCCGACCACTGCATCCAGGGCACCAAGGGCAGCGAGATCCACGCCGACCTGCTCCCCAAGCTCCAGGCTTACGGCGACAAGTTCAAGCTGATCAGGAAG GGATTCAacaagggcgtcgaggcctACTCGGCCTTTGACGGCGTCATCTCGGATGCCGCCAACCCGCCCCCTCTCCCCACCGAGATCGACCCCCAGCCCACGCGCAAGATCGTCGaggccctccgcgccgagggcatcaagaaggttgtcgttgtcggtCTCGCAGGTGACTTCTG CGTCTCGCACACCGCCCTCTCTGCCCTCTCCTCGCGCTTCGACACGGCCGTCTACCTgcccgccacgcgcgccatcaacggccgcgacgccgacgagaactttgacaagctcgtcgcgttTGGCGGCAGCACAATCGGCAACAAAAAGTCGGACCGCTGGTACGACCAGCTCAACGCGTGGATCGCCAAGTAG
- the SPAC13G6.15c gene encoding putative protein produces MPPPPPLPNPAASLPPVRSTTPPSPSAGASAGIHRANTPPPLSFAVPPPPELEPSASARSPEPTNTLALLLPTQALFAPEPIGVLKAAFEAYGRLVHWAPVRGMGRVILVYNDNDAAARAKRHGDLLRIELGDEAEAAAEAVEARSPAPVDDAPGYFDRKRKAITLRVYALPPTPLDPVDAHLRPPDAERNFLISPPGSPPEGWEPVEEDGPNLHPLADDLRRALESLQIAASGGKEVLVDEGGVRVEVEDTSAPAKRERWDGEEDEYAVEEPWGGPGIWEAPSQARGDGGGLGGGLGGALGGGGLGATPAPPALSLGEVLSPSGKVRIVPTARPPV; encoded by the exons atgccgccgccgccgccgctgccaaacCCCGCTGCGAGCCTGCCGCCcgtgcgctcgacgacgccgccgtcgccgagcgcgggcgCAAGCGCAGGCATACACCGCGccaacacgccgccgccgctgagctTTGCTgtgccgcctccgccggAGCTCGAGCCATCTGCGTCGGCCCGCAGCCCCGAGCCGACGaacacgctcgcgctgctcctccccaCGCAGGCGCTGttcgcgcccgagccgatcGGCGTGCTCAAGGCCGCGTTCGAGGCGTACGGCCGGCTCGTGCACTGGGCGCCGGTGCGCGGCATGGGGCGGGTCATCTTAGTGtacaacgacaacgacgcggccgcgcgcgccaagcgccacGGCGACCTCCTGCGCATCGAGCTgggggacgaggccgaggcggccgccgaggccgttgaGGCGCGCAGCCCTGCtcccgtcgacgacgcaccAGGCTACTTTGaccgcaagcgcaaggc GATCACGCTGCGCGTGTACGCgctcccgccgacgccgctcgaccccgtcgacgcgcacctCCGCCCgccggacgccgagcgcaacTTTCTCATCTCGCCGCCCGGCTCGCCCCCAGAAGGCTGGGAACcagtcgaggaggacgggcCGAACCTGCACCCGCTGGCGGACGacctgcggcgcgcgctcgagagcCTGCAGATCGCCGCGAGCGGGGGCAAGGAGGTGCTCgttgacgagggcggcgtgcgcgtcgaggtcgaggacacgagcgcgcccgccaagcgcgagagatgggacggcgaggaggacgagtatgccgtcgaggagccgTGGGGCGGGCCCGGGATATGGGAGGCGCCGAGCCAGGCCAGAGGGGACGGTGGggggctgggtggggggttGGGAGGTGCGCTTGGAGGTGGTGGTCTTGGAGCTACGCCCGCACCACCcgccctctccctcggcgaggtgctcaGCCCGTCTGGCAAAGTCCGCATCGTGCCGACTGCGCGGCCGCCTGTCTAG